One genomic segment of Bradyrhizobium diazoefficiens includes these proteins:
- a CDS encoding histidine phosphatase family protein, giving the protein MAEKLLGATRLILVRHGEPDEGNPLDPGDPPLTSEGALQARRVAELLAGDGIDRIVSSPQRRARLTAQPLASLTDLPVEIIEEIAEVDLHTDRYRSPETIKREYPERWTEFLASPAAFFGKDEAEFNAAVLGACEDLLASRARAIAVFSHGTPIKVLVQHALGLENRNKLRISHCSLTRISGTTLADLAVECINDEYC; this is encoded by the coding sequence ATGGCTGAAAAGCTTCTTGGTGCGACCCGCCTCATTCTCGTCAGGCACGGTGAGCCGGATGAGGGAAATCCGCTGGATCCAGGCGATCCTCCCTTGACCAGCGAGGGAGCGTTGCAGGCGCGCCGTGTGGCCGAATTGCTCGCCGGCGACGGCATCGATCGGATCGTGTCGAGCCCGCAGCGGCGGGCGCGTCTGACGGCGCAGCCATTGGCGTCCCTGACTGATCTGCCGGTCGAAATTATCGAGGAGATTGCCGAGGTCGACTTGCATACCGACCGTTACCGCTCGCCCGAGACCATCAAGCGCGAGTATCCGGAACGATGGACAGAGTTCCTGGCCTCGCCCGCGGCGTTCTTCGGGAAAGATGAGGCCGAATTCAATGCCGCTGTGCTTGGCGCATGCGAGGATCTGCTGGCATCGCGAGCGCGCGCCATAGCGGTCTTCAGCCACGGCACCCCCATCAAAGTTCTGGTGCAGCACGCCCTCGGGCTCGAGAACAGGAACAAGTTGCGGATCAGTCATTGTTCCCTGACACGCATATCCGGCACGACGCTTGCGGACCTGGCGGTCGAATGCATCAACGACGAATATTGCTAG
- a CDS encoding Bug family tripartite tricarboxylate transporter substrate binding protein, which translates to MTIRILTMACLAVAVTFATVSAREASAQPFPSRRVTLTVPFPAGSATDGVTRRLAESIQNQAGVTVLVENKPGADGNLAALSVLRADADGYNVFVTTNSTHAANVNLFNEMPFDPKADFAPVAGIMSIPLLLTVKNDFPARTVAEFVALAKTRAQPLSFGSGNTSSRGAAELFRYDAGIKMQHVPYRGMPQALTDLLSGQIDCVFADPASAQGLIQDHQLRVLAVTSGERIASLPDAPTMTEIGLQRSELTAWVGVFVRSGTPAEVIDRLNRFVRAFLETADTRVYLESVGAKPFLTTPAELGLFADADTRRWAQIVEIAKIEKK; encoded by the coding sequence ATGACAATTCGCATCCTCACAATGGCCTGTCTTGCCGTAGCCGTGACCTTTGCGACGGTGAGTGCGCGAGAGGCCTCGGCGCAGCCCTTTCCTTCACGGCGCGTGACGTTGACGGTGCCGTTTCCGGCCGGCAGTGCGACCGACGGCGTGACCAGGCGCCTCGCCGAGAGCATCCAGAACCAGGCTGGCGTGACGGTCCTGGTGGAGAACAAGCCCGGCGCCGACGGCAATCTCGCGGCGCTGTCGGTGCTGAGGGCGGACGCCGACGGTTACAACGTGTTTGTCACCACGAACTCGACCCACGCCGCCAACGTCAATCTGTTCAACGAGATGCCCTTCGACCCCAAGGCGGATTTTGCGCCGGTTGCGGGTATCATGAGCATACCATTGCTGCTCACCGTCAAGAACGACTTCCCGGCGCGAACCGTCGCAGAATTCGTCGCACTCGCAAAGACGCGCGCGCAACCCTTGTCGTTTGGAAGTGGAAACACCTCGAGCAGGGGCGCCGCCGAACTGTTTCGCTATGACGCCGGCATCAAGATGCAGCACGTGCCCTATCGCGGCATGCCGCAGGCGCTGACGGATCTGCTGAGCGGTCAGATCGACTGTGTTTTCGCCGACCCTGCCAGTGCCCAGGGGTTGATTCAGGATCATCAGCTCCGGGTGCTCGCGGTCACCAGTGGTGAGAGGATTGCGAGCCTGCCGGATGCGCCCACGATGACGGAGATCGGGTTGCAGAGATCGGAGCTGACCGCCTGGGTCGGCGTCTTCGTGCGGTCGGGGACGCCGGCTGAAGTCATCGATCGACTCAACCGGTTTGTGCGCGCGTTTTTGGAGACCGCGGACACACGCGTCTATCTGGAATCGGTCGGCGCAAAACCGTTCCTGACGACGCCGGCCGAACTCGGCTTGTTCGCCGACGCGGACACCAGGCGATGGGCGCAGATCGTCGAGATCGCGAAGATAGAAAAGAAGTAA
- a CDS encoding MaoC/PaaZ C-terminal domain-containing protein: protein MEAVRNFRFNSVSQDFSRRDTILYALGLGFGCDALDPEQLRFVLEDRLQTVPSICCVLAHPGRWVAAPELAIDWIRLLHGEQTFEIHHPIPPEGSVRGDYEIAAVEDKGVDKGAILHLVKTLSDAVTGTRFATVRSVLFLRGDGGCGGFGDPVRSVAPLPDSPPSLTLEIPTLPQSALIYRLSGDYNPIHADPEAARKAGFERPILHGLCTFGIATRAILSAFASNAPERLQSLSVRFSRPVFPGETIRTEFFPSRGEIRFRAIAVERNVIVLDRGTARLTM from the coding sequence TTGGAAGCCGTCCGCAATTTCCGCTTCAACTCCGTCTCGCAAGACTTCAGCCGCCGCGACACGATCCTGTACGCGCTCGGTCTCGGCTTCGGCTGCGATGCGCTCGATCCCGAGCAATTGCGCTTCGTGCTGGAAGACAGGCTCCAAACCGTCCCGTCGATTTGCTGCGTTCTTGCGCATCCCGGTCGCTGGGTCGCGGCGCCCGAACTGGCCATCGATTGGATCCGATTGCTCCACGGCGAGCAGACCTTCGAGATTCACCATCCGATTCCGCCCGAAGGCTCCGTCAGAGGCGACTACGAAATCGCCGCGGTCGAGGACAAGGGCGTGGACAAGGGAGCTATTCTTCACCTCGTGAAAACCTTGAGCGACGCAGTGACGGGAACCCGCTTCGCAACCGTCCGCTCGGTCCTGTTCCTTCGCGGCGACGGCGGCTGCGGCGGCTTTGGCGACCCGGTCCGGTCCGTCGCGCCGCTGCCGGACAGTCCGCCGTCGCTCACACTGGAAATCCCGACGCTGCCGCAGTCGGCGCTAATCTACCGGCTCAGTGGCGACTACAATCCAATTCACGCCGATCCGGAGGCTGCCCGCAAGGCGGGGTTCGAGCGGCCCATCCTGCACGGCCTCTGCACATTCGGGATCGCGACCCGTGCCATCCTGTCCGCCTTCGCCAGCAACGCTCCGGAGCGGCTCCAATCGCTTTCAGTTCGTTTCAGCCGCCCCGTATTCCCGGGCGAGACGATCCGTACCGAGTTTTTCCCATCCCGCGGCGAAATCCGTTTTCGCGCGATCGCCGTCGAGCGCAATGTTATTGTGCTCGATCGCGGTACGGCTCGCTTGACGATGTGA